A genome region from Setaria italica strain Yugu1 chromosome III, Setaria_italica_v2.0, whole genome shotgun sequence includes the following:
- the LOC101779583 gene encoding mitogen-activated protein kinase kinase kinase 17 produces MAATAMAVSGRWTRVRTLGRGASGAEVFLAADEASGELFAVKAAPASAADTLQREQGVMAGLRSPHVVPCIGGRAGRDGSYQLFLEFAPGGTLADAAARSGGRLGERDVRAYAADVARGLAYVHGAGLVHGDVKPRNVVIGGDGRAKLADFGCARRASAAAAAARPIGGTPVFMAPEVARGEDQGPAADVWALGCTVIEMATGRAPWSGVVGDVLAAVRLIGYTDAAPEVPRWLSAEARDFLGRCLERRPGDRPTAAQLLEHPFLASAGGCEATKGEWVSPKSTLDAAFWESDSDDEDHDVSSQSTAERIGALACPASALPDWDSDEGWIDVLSTPTEASEAATAADAVEATCLDGGVGSEEEASAEAVPHDIDADSGAGAHNVGEADSSAEHERRHPCVNSGCDDDDVPCKLLRDTNNTMKFAFAQILLCSSPFPHAEIPVLSNALCFSLRSAHMNEFTPKFQSAVKFAACFALDSTLRRPRSRDCDSDEEKKRAGT; encoded by the coding sequence atggcggcgacggcgatggccgTGAGCGGGAGGTGGACGCGGGTGCGGACGCTGGGCCGCGGCGCGTCAGGGGCCGAGGTCTTCCTGGCCGCCGACGAGGCGTCCGGGGAGCTCTTCGCGGTGAAggccgcgccggcgtcggccgcgGACACGCTACAGCGGGAGCAGGGGGTCATGGCGGGCCTCCGCTCGCCGCACGTCGTCCCCTGCATCGGCGGCCGCGCCGGGCGGGACGGCTCGTACCAGCTCTTCCTCGAGTTCGCGCCGGGCGGGACGctcgccgacgcggcggcgaggagcggcgggcggctcGGGGAGCGCGACGTCCGCGCGTACGCGGCCGACGTCGCCAGGGGCCTGGCCTACGTCCACGGGGCCGGCCTCGTGCACGGGGACGTCAAGCCGCGGAACGTCGTGATCGGCGGGGACGGCCGGGCCAAGCTCGCGGACTTCGGGTGCGCGCGGagggccagcgccgccgccgccgccgcgcggccgaTCGGCGGCACGCCCGTGTTCATGGCGCCGGAGGTGGCGCGCGGGGAGGATCAGGGCCCGGCCGCCGACGTCTGGGCGCTCGGGTGCACCGTCATCGAGATGGCCACGGGCCGCGCGCCGTGGAGCGGCGTGGTCGGCGACGTGCTCGCCGCGGTGCGCCTGATCGGGTACACGGACGCCGCGCCCGAGGTGCCCCGGTGGTTGTCCGCGGAGGCCAGGGACTTCCTGGGCAGGTGCCTGGAGCGGCGCCCGGGCGACCGGCCCACGGCGGCGCAGCTGCTCGAGCACCcgttcctcgcctccgccggcggctgcgAAGCCACCAAGGGCGAATGGGTGTCGCCCAAGAGCACGCTGGACGCTGCATTCTGGGAGTCCGACAGCGACGACGAGGACCACGACGTGTCGTCGCAGAGCACCGCCGAGAGGATCGGGGCGTTGGCCTGCCCCGCTTCGGCCTTGCCGGACTGGGACTCCGACGAGGGCTGGATCGATGTGCTCTCCACGCCAACCGAAGCGTCCGAGGCAGCGACCGCAGCGGACGCCGTGGAGGCCACTTGCCTCGACGGCGGTGTCGGGAGCGAAGAGGAAGCGAGCGCGGAGGCCGTGCCCCACGACATTGATGCGgacagcggcgccggcgcccacaATGTAGGAGAAGCTGACTCTTCAGCTGAGCACGAGAGGCGTCATCCGTGTGTGAATTCAGGCTGTGATGATGACGATGTCCCATGTAAATTACTTCGCGACACAAACAATACAATGAAATTTGCTTTCGCCCAAATCTTGCTCTGTTCATCCCCATTCCCACATGCAGAAATTCCTGTTCTTTCGAATGCGCTCTGTTTCTCGCTTCGGAGCGCTCACATGAACGAGTTCACACCTAAATTCCAGAGCGCTGTAAAATTCGCCGCTTGCTTCGCTTTGGACAGCACGTTGCGCCGCCCGCGCAGCCGTGATTGTGACTCTGACGAGGAAAAAAAGCGCGCAGGAACCTAG